In Spirosoma pollinicola, the genomic window CTATTGCCACTGCGGCCTATTATGCGGCCCTGCAATACGCCCGTGAACGCCCGCAAAGCCGACGATTGAACGAGAAAAATCGCCTTGATTCGCCCCAAACGGCAATCATCAATCACCCAGATGTTCGGCGGATGCTGTTGTTCCAGAAAGCGGTAACGGAGGGTGCTTTATCCGTACTTATCGAAGCGGCCCGCCTGTATGACATTAGCGAAGTAGCCGAAGGTGACGAAAAAGAAAACGCGTTTTTGATGCTCGATCTGTTGATGCCCGTTGCCAAATCCTACCCCTCCGAGATGGGTGTACAGTCGGTAAGTCAGAGTTTGCAAACGTTTGGTGGGTACGGTTTTACGGAAGACTTCCCGGTTGAGCAACTGTATCGCGACATACGGATAACGCCTATTTATGAGGGCACAACGGGCATTCAGGCGCAGGACCTCCTTGGTCGCAAGATGACGATGAAGGGCGGCAAAGCACCCCAACTATTATTTGCCGAGATCAACAAACTAATTGGCGAAGCCAGCACGTTCGATGACCTGAAACCCTACGCCGACCAGCTCACTGCCGAACTCAAGGGTATACAGGACGTGATGGCGAGCTTAGTGCCTCATGTCCAGAAAGGTGATATTGAACGCTATTTATCGGATGCAACCTTGTTCCTGGAAATGTTCGGTATTGTTGTGGTGGCGTGGCAGTGGCTCAAGCAGGCGGTTGTGGCGAAGCAAGCGCTCTTGACCCAAAATCCGCAGGGCGACGATCTGGTCTTTTATGAAGGCAAAATTCACACGATGAAGTTCTATTTTCACTACGAAGTCCCAAAAACGCTGGGTCTGGCGGTGCGTCTGAAAGACACCGAAGTCCTGACGATTGTGTCTGAGAAAGAGCTGGCGTTGTAAATTAAGCTTATCGCTCAGGCAAAAAGGCCGCCCTGTGAAGGGCGGCCTTTTTGCCTTCTTACTATGTTTTTTACGGTTTATCAAGCTTCTAATTCCCAGAACCTTTACCTTTGCGCCTTCAATCGCCCGCGCCCGGTAATGCCGCTGATTGCCCCATCAAGTTATATGCCGCCTGCCCGCTTGTGGAACGGCCATCTGCAAACCATCATTCCCTCGCTGTTTCGTAGGGTTTCCTCGAATTATGTTCGAGACCGGATCGATACGCCCGATGATGACTTTCTGGATCTGGACTGGAGCAGGGCAACAGAGAAAAACGACACCCTGATTATTCTTACACATGGTCTTGAGGGCAGTTCAACAAGTTCGTATCTGGCCGGCATGGTCAATCACCTGACAAAAAACGGCTTTGACTGCCTGGCCTGGCATTTCCGCTCGTGTAGTGGCGAAATGAACCGTCAGAAACGATTTTATCACATCGGCGAAACCAGCGATCTACACTTCGTTGTCCAACACGCCCTATCAAAAGGTTATCAGACTATATACCTCATGGGCTTCAGTGCGGGCGGCAACGTCACACTAAAATACATTGGTGAGAACGGTACAACTCTACATCCAGCCATTAAAAAGGCGGTCGTTTTTTCGGTTCCGGTCCATTTAATGGGCTCGGCCCGGCGACTTGAACAGTGGGATAGTCTGGTTTATAATTATCGTTTTAACCGAACGCTCAAGCGGAAAATTTTGCAAAAAGCGGCCGTTATGCCGGGCGTCTTTCCAACAGAAGCCTTATCTAATGTTCGATCAATTCGGGAGTTCGATAACCTGTTTACGGCCCCCATGAACGGATTTCGGGACGTAACTGACTATTACACCCGAAGTAGTGCACTCCAGTTCATACCTGACATAGCCATTCCAACCTTACTTGTGAATGCGAAGAATGACCCGTTTTTATCACCCGAATGTTTCCCAACAGAATTAGGCCGGGAACTAGCCAACGTCTGGATGGAGTTTCCCGAACAAGGCGGCCACTGTGGATTTCCACCACATACTGGCAAAATTCAGGGCACCTACTGGTCGGAAGAGCGAGCCTTGCAGTTTTTTGTGAATCAATAAAAGCAAATGATATGGATGGGGATCATATTAAAGAACTGCTAAAAGCTAACAAAGAGCGTTTATTTATCGCTTACCCGCTGGCATCATTAGCCTTATTTGGTTCC contains:
- a CDS encoding YheT family hydrolase, whose amino-acid sequence is MPLIAPSSYMPPARLWNGHLQTIIPSLFRRVSSNYVRDRIDTPDDDFLDLDWSRATEKNDTLIILTHGLEGSSTSSYLAGMVNHLTKNGFDCLAWHFRSCSGEMNRQKRFYHIGETSDLHFVVQHALSKGYQTIYLMGFSAGGNVTLKYIGENGTTLHPAIKKAVVFSVPVHLMGSARRLEQWDSLVYNYRFNRTLKRKILQKAAVMPGVFPTEALSNVRSIREFDNLFTAPMNGFRDVTDYYTRSSALQFIPDIAIPTLLVNAKNDPFLSPECFPTELGRELANVWMEFPEQGGHCGFPPHTGKIQGTYWSEERALQFFVNQ